One window of the Chitinophaga niabensis genome contains the following:
- the atpG gene encoding ATP synthase F1 subunit gamma yields the protein MSGQLKEVRNRIKSIQSTQQITKAMKMVSAAKLRRAQDAILQMRPYAVKLQEMLQNIVSSSEGDIDLALAANRQVEKVLLVAITSDRGLCGAYNSNVIKLTKQAIREKYATQYAKGQVEILPIGKKAWEHFTKNGYKVNDKYWQLFSHLTFENVKAAAAVAMEGFISGEYDAVDIIYSEFKNAATQRFKIEQFLPIAKVETVEGASTQKADYIFEPEKDTLIAELMPKILNTQFFKAVLDGHASEHGARMTAMDKATENAGELLRSLKIEYNRARQAAITTELTEIVSGAAALMG from the coding sequence ATGTCTGGACAGCTTAAAGAAGTTCGTAACCGTATTAAATCCATCCAGTCTACCCAGCAGATCACTAAAGCCATGAAAATGGTGAGTGCTGCCAAGTTGCGCCGCGCGCAGGATGCCATTCTTCAAATGCGTCCTTATGCCGTAAAGCTGCAGGAAATGCTCCAGAACATTGTGAGCAGTTCTGAAGGGGATATTGATCTGGCACTGGCGGCTAACCGCCAGGTAGAAAAAGTACTGCTGGTGGCTATTACATCAGACAGGGGATTGTGCGGGGCTTACAACTCCAACGTTATTAAGCTGACCAAACAGGCTATCCGTGAAAAATATGCCACCCAGTATGCCAAAGGCCAGGTAGAGATCCTGCCGATCGGTAAAAAGGCCTGGGAGCATTTTACCAAGAATGGCTATAAAGTGAACGATAAGTACTGGCAATTGTTCTCCCACCTCACTTTTGAGAATGTGAAAGCAGCTGCGGCCGTAGCGATGGAAGGTTTCATCAGCGGAGAGTACGATGCGGTGGACATTATTTACAGCGAATTCAAGAATGCCGCTACCCAGCGGTTCAAAATAGAGCAGTTCCTGCCTATCGCCAAAGTGGAAACAGTGGAAGGCGCCAGCACCCAGAAAGCGGATTATATCTTTGAACCTGAGAAAGATACACTGATCGCTGAGCTGATGCCAAAGATCCTGAACACCCAGTTCTTTAAAGCGGTACTGGATGGTCACGCTTCTGAACATGGTGCCCGGATGACGGCCATGGATAAAGCCACTGAAAATGCCGGCGAACTCTTACGGAGCCTGAAGATTGAATACAACCGTGCCCGCCAGGCAGCCATTACCACAGAGCTGACAGAGATTGTGAGTGGTGCAGCCGCTTTGATGGGTTGA
- a CDS encoding 3-keto-disaccharide hydrolase, giving the protein MKKYILLGCGLLWMSASFAQNGKWQNLFNGKDLKGWKQLNGKATYEVKNGEIIGTTVIAEPNSFLATEKDYGDFIFEVEYKLDKDFNSGIQFRSQSKSDYQNGRVFGYQMEVDPSERRWSGGVYEEGRRGWLYPLDLNPVAQKAYKANTWNKYRIECRGSEIRTFINGVPAAHVIDPELPSGFIALQVHGIGKKQEDVGKTIRWKNIRIIENPAASQYSPYDDVYVVNNIPNTLSEQEKRQGIRLLWDGSTTKGWRGAYKPAFPAKGWEIKDGTLSVLSSDGKESTNGGDIVTDEEFAAFDLEFDFKLTEGANSGVKYFVTESEKNAGSAIGLEYQVLDDDKHPDAKLGAAGNRKLGSLYDLIPAYKFGNSHKKIGEWNHGRVVVYPDNRVEHWLNGHKVVSYVRGDNIYKALVARSKYEKYPDFGVAPKGHILLQDHGNNVSYRSVKIKILK; this is encoded by the coding sequence ATGAAAAAGTATATCCTGTTAGGTTGCGGATTACTATGGATGTCAGCCTCTTTCGCGCAGAATGGCAAATGGCAGAACCTCTTTAACGGCAAAGACCTGAAAGGCTGGAAACAGCTGAATGGCAAAGCTACTTATGAAGTTAAAAACGGAGAGATCATCGGCACCACCGTGATCGCTGAACCAAATTCATTCCTGGCAACAGAAAAGGATTATGGTGATTTTATTTTTGAAGTGGAATATAAACTGGATAAGGATTTTAATTCCGGCATCCAGTTCCGCAGTCAGAGTAAATCTGATTATCAGAATGGCCGGGTTTTTGGATACCAGATGGAAGTTGATCCTTCTGAACGCCGTTGGAGTGGTGGAGTATATGAAGAAGGCCGCCGTGGCTGGTTATATCCCCTGGATCTCAACCCGGTTGCACAAAAAGCCTATAAAGCAAACACCTGGAATAAATACCGTATCGAATGCCGCGGTTCTGAAATACGCACCTTTATCAATGGTGTTCCTGCCGCACACGTAATTGATCCGGAATTACCTTCAGGCTTCATTGCTCTACAGGTACACGGTATCGGCAAAAAACAGGAAGATGTAGGTAAAACGATCCGCTGGAAGAACATCCGCATTATCGAAAACCCTGCAGCCTCTCAATATTCTCCCTATGACGATGTGTATGTGGTGAATAATATTCCGAACACTCTTTCAGAACAGGAGAAACGCCAGGGCATCCGTTTACTGTGGGACGGTTCTACCACCAAAGGCTGGAGAGGCGCTTACAAACCTGCTTTCCCTGCAAAAGGCTGGGAAATAAAAGATGGTACCCTGAGCGTATTGTCTTCAGATGGAAAGGAATCTACCAATGGCGGAGATATTGTTACGGATGAAGAATTTGCTGCTTTTGACCTGGAGTTTGATTTCAAACTCACAGAAGGTGCTAACAGCGGTGTGAAATATTTTGTAACGGAATCAGAAAAGAACGCCGGTTCTGCAATAGGCCTGGAATACCAGGTGCTGGATGACGACAAACATCCGGATGCTAAACTGGGCGCTGCCGGCAATCGTAAATTAGGTTCTTTATATGACCTGATCCCGGCTTACAAATTTGGTAATTCCCACAAAAAGATCGGCGAATGGAATCATGGCCGTGTGGTAGTGTATCCTGATAACCGCGTGGAACATTGGCTGAATGGCCATAAAGTAGTCAGCTACGTGAGAGGAGATAATATTTACAAAGCACTTGTTGCCCGCAGCAAGTATGAAAAATACCCCGACTTCGGGGTAGCACCAAAAGGACATATCCTCCTGCAGGATCACGGTAACAACGTGAGCTACCGCAGTGTTAAGATAAAGATTCTGAAATAG